The Cellulomonas sp. P24 genome contains a region encoding:
- a CDS encoding glycosyltransferase encodes MVDSPLVAPVRVTGPPVCAVVVTHGVTPFLAATLQALAAQTRPPERVVVVDAESDGAPHAGGVSTSVADLVAATWGSRDAREEVTVVRAAGARSLSQAVIRGLAEVVPAPVAPWLWLLHDDSAPEPEALVRLVRAVEGAPSVAVAGCKQRTWADPVRLVSVGSTTSVTGRRMAGVEEGEADQGQYDGREDVLAVGTAGALVRRELWDALQGADDALGPWGDGFDLSRRTRLAGHRVIVVPGAIVRHAQAGYNGLRNQSPAAPVAVGDPLPGAVDPALSFAQRRRARLHARLVNSSAFSLVAVSVAILLAAVVRSLVRIASKEPRLAVAELTAPFAALGRPGAVARARRRARATARLPRRTLRPLQGGWRDVWSEVNDRRLARAEQRRAERAPSELEMRELAVLASRRRTGLAVLVVVLLGVTVAAMGRLVVGVVSGSPLVGQALVRADVTVGGLWRAATTGWIDGSLGAYGPSDPLLLALLPGTAVLGRADVAVAVLLLGGVVLAGVGAWFAAGAASRSATVRLWAALAWAVAPTLLLAIDQGRVGAVLAHVLLPWVALGIARALGVARRDVVETGAETSRRDRDAVAVGARPPSDGAAHGAESDTGAVVGTGTDDVGDEDGRTGGSTEAIAVDETGETAPVGASDEGLATTYAAASSPSPRVVAATAERALLAEPVHVDGQAARPAAEPTPPRRSSSVTAAAAAGLALAGVAAGAPVLGAAGLVALAVVALIARRVRRRVLILSALPTLAVLGPTITRAIDTRSAGGLRLLLADPGHPVASTGAATWEQLLGVPVQGSAFTLPWLHGAVADRLPLALGSVVALFAVLALLRGRPVASAVRVGWLIAAIGLGAAFVSSRVEVAATDGTLVRGWPGTGVSLVLLGLLMAAVLGADRVRGRIARRSFGWLQVVTAVLTVVAFLAPVVPAGTWIVRALQDAPSSARLTILDHRVVPAVAQQEQQSTGRSRVLAISVDATGAVVWQLLRGDGPQLTESAAAAFSSGLTGTVLHATPTKPDAAEQEVSTLVAGIVAGARTDVAASLADLAVTDVLVPAPVASSAPTAAAAAVDGSTGTVPDRAALVVRLDSTPGLERITENPSGVVWRISPAAGAPPVVTSWARTVVPAAGSTAEQDVAVPATSSGVDTQVAAGAPGRLLVLSERADQGWVATLDGAPLRTVAGDWRQTFEIGASGGHLVVAYAPANRTPWLVLQGLVLLLTGLLALPLRRRRAWTS; translated from the coding sequence ATGGTCGACTCCCCCCTCGTCGCACCCGTTCGCGTCACCGGTCCACCGGTGTGCGCCGTGGTGGTCACCCATGGCGTGACTCCCTTCCTTGCCGCGACGCTCCAGGCGCTCGCGGCACAGACCCGTCCGCCGGAGCGGGTCGTCGTCGTCGACGCCGAGAGCGACGGTGCACCTCACGCGGGCGGCGTGTCGACGTCGGTCGCCGATCTCGTCGCCGCCACCTGGGGAAGTCGGGACGCTCGCGAGGAGGTCACGGTCGTCCGTGCGGCGGGTGCGCGATCCCTGTCGCAGGCGGTGATCCGCGGGCTCGCCGAGGTGGTGCCGGCACCGGTCGCGCCGTGGCTGTGGCTCCTGCACGACGACAGCGCGCCCGAGCCGGAGGCGCTCGTGCGGCTCGTGCGCGCCGTCGAGGGTGCTCCGTCCGTGGCGGTCGCGGGCTGCAAGCAGCGCACCTGGGCCGACCCCGTCCGCCTCGTCTCCGTCGGCTCCACCACGTCGGTCACCGGCCGACGGATGGCCGGTGTCGAGGAGGGTGAGGCGGACCAGGGGCAGTACGACGGGCGTGAGGACGTGCTCGCGGTCGGGACGGCCGGGGCGCTCGTGCGTCGCGAGCTGTGGGACGCGCTGCAGGGCGCGGACGATGCGCTCGGGCCGTGGGGCGACGGGTTCGACCTCTCGCGCCGGACCCGGCTCGCCGGTCACCGGGTGATCGTGGTGCCGGGCGCGATCGTGCGGCACGCGCAGGCCGGGTACAACGGGCTGCGGAACCAGTCGCCGGCGGCGCCGGTGGCGGTCGGCGACCCGTTGCCCGGTGCGGTGGACCCGGCGCTGTCGTTCGCGCAGCGACGCCGCGCACGTCTGCACGCGCGGCTCGTGAACAGCTCCGCCTTCTCGCTGGTGGCGGTGTCGGTGGCGATCCTGCTGGCGGCGGTCGTCCGGAGCCTGGTGCGGATCGCGAGCAAGGAGCCACGGCTCGCGGTGGCCGAGCTCACCGCGCCGTTCGCCGCTCTCGGGCGTCCGGGTGCGGTGGCCCGGGCGCGTCGACGGGCACGCGCGACCGCCCGCCTGCCCCGACGGACCCTGCGGCCCCTGCAAGGGGGATGGCGCGACGTGTGGTCGGAGGTCAACGACCGGCGGCTCGCGCGCGCCGAGCAGCGCCGGGCCGAACGCGCACCGAGCGAGCTCGAGATGCGGGAGCTCGCTGTGCTCGCGTCCCGGCGTCGGACCGGCCTCGCCGTCCTAGTCGTGGTGCTGCTCGGTGTGACGGTCGCAGCGATGGGGCGGCTCGTCGTCGGGGTGGTCTCAGGTTCCCCGCTGGTCGGCCAGGCGCTCGTGCGCGCCGACGTGACCGTGGGTGGCCTCTGGCGTGCGGCGACGACCGGGTGGATCGACGGCTCGCTGGGCGCGTACGGACCGAGCGACCCGCTGCTCCTGGCTCTGCTGCCCGGCACGGCGGTGCTCGGGCGGGCCGACGTCGCCGTCGCGGTCCTCCTTCTCGGTGGGGTCGTCCTGGCCGGTGTCGGTGCGTGGTTCGCAGCGGGGGCAGCCAGCCGGTCGGCGACGGTGCGGCTGTGGGCGGCCCTTGCGTGGGCGGTCGCGCCGACGCTGCTCCTGGCGATCGACCAAGGACGCGTCGGGGCCGTCCTTGCGCACGTCCTCCTTCCGTGGGTCGCGCTCGGGATCGCCCGCGCCCTCGGGGTGGCCCGCCGCGACGTCGTCGAGACCGGTGCCGAGACGTCCCGTCGCGACCGGGACGCTGTCGCGGTCGGAGCACGTCCGCCGAGCGATGGGGCAGCTCATGGCGCGGAGAGCGACACGGGCGCCGTCGTCGGGACCGGAACCGATGACGTCGGCGACGAGGACGGGAGAACCGGCGGGTCGACCGAGGCCATCGCCGTCGACGAGACCGGCGAGACAGCTCCCGTCGGTGCGTCGGACGAGGGCCTCGCCACCACGTACGCCGCGGCCTCGTCGCCGTCACCACGGGTCGTCGCGGCGACCGCGGAGCGGGCGTTGCTGGCCGAGCCCGTGCACGTCGACGGGCAGGCGGCTCGACCCGCCGCCGAGCCGACACCGCCACGTCGGAGCAGCTCGGTGACCGCTGCCGCCGCGGCCGGGCTCGCCCTCGCCGGGGTCGCCGCCGGCGCACCGGTCCTCGGGGCGGCCGGGCTGGTCGCGCTGGCTGTCGTCGCGCTGATCGCGCGTCGGGTGCGACGCCGCGTGCTGATCCTCTCCGCTCTCCCGACCCTCGCGGTCCTCGGACCGACGATCACGCGGGCGATCGACACCCGCTCGGCGGGTGGCCTGCGCCTGCTGCTCGCCGATCCGGGACACCCGGTCGCGTCGACGGGCGCGGCCACGTGGGAGCAGCTGCTGGGCGTGCCCGTCCAGGGCTCCGCCTTCACCCTGCCGTGGCTGCACGGTGCCGTTGCCGACCGGCTGCCACTCGCCCTCGGCAGTGTCGTCGCCCTGTTCGCGGTACTGGCGCTCCTGCGCGGACGGCCGGTGGCGTCTGCGGTGCGCGTCGGCTGGCTGATCGCGGCGATCGGTCTCGGTGCCGCGTTCGTGTCCTCACGGGTCGAGGTCGCCGCGACGGACGGCACGCTGGTGCGAGGCTGGCCAGGTACCGGAGTCTCGCTCGTCCTGCTCGGGCTGCTGATGGCGGCGGTGCTCGGAGCCGACCGGGTGCGTGGACGCATCGCCCGACGGAGCTTCGGGTGGCTGCAGGTCGTGACCGCGGTGCTCACGGTCGTCGCGTTCCTCGCTCCGGTCGTGCCGGCCGGGACGTGGATCGTGCGGGCGCTGCAGGACGCGCCGTCGAGCGCACGCCTGACGATCCTCGACCACCGCGTGGTACCGGCCGTCGCCCAGCAGGAGCAGCAGTCGACAGGACGATCGCGCGTGCTGGCGATCTCGGTCGACGCCACCGGGGCGGTCGTGTGGCAGCTGCTGCGCGGCGACGGTCCGCAGCTCACCGAGAGCGCCGCGGCGGCCTTCTCCTCCGGGCTCACGGGAACGGTCCTGCACGCCACGCCCACGAAGCCCGACGCGGCGGAGCAGGAGGTCTCGACGCTCGTCGCGGGGATCGTGGCCGGCGCCCGCACCGACGTCGCCGCCTCGCTCGCCGACCTCGCGGTGACCGACGTCCTGGTTCCGGCGCCGGTGGCCTCCTCGGCGCCCACGGCCGCCGCGGCTGCCGTCGACGGCTCCACGGGCACGGTCCCGGACCGCGCGGCGCTCGTCGTGCGCCTCGACTCCACCCCCGGCCTCGAACGGATCACCGAGAACCCGTCGGGCGTCGTCTGGCGGATATCCCCGGCTGCCGGCGCTCCGCCCGTCGTGACGTCGTGGGCGCGCACGGTGGTACCGGCGGCGGGGAGCACCGCGGAGCAGGACGTCGCCGTGCCGGCGACCTCGTCCGGCGTGGACACCCAGGTCGCGGCCGGCGCGCCGGGCCGACTCCTCGTCCTGTCGGAGCGAGCCGACCAGGGGTGGGTCGCGACACTCGACGGTGCACCGCTGCGGACCGTCGCCGGGGACTGGCGCCAGACGTTCGAGATCGGCGCCTCGGGAGGTCACCTCGTGGTCGCGTACGCGCCGGCGAACCGCACCCCGTGGTTGGTCCTCCAGGGACTTGTCCTGCTGCTGACCGGGCTCCTCGCTCTGCCGCTGCGACGTCGACGGGCGTGGACCTCATGA
- a CDS encoding WhiB family transcriptional regulator produces the protein MWDLLDEDSVVLSQAGSLSDDRALASVAPIFGTPLDDTVMGWQEQALCAQTDPEAFFPEKGGSTREAKKVCTGCDVRTECLEYALANDERFGIWGGLSERERRKLKRRVV, from the coding sequence ATGTGGGACTTGCTCGACGAGGACAGCGTGGTCCTGTCACAAGCGGGTTCCCTCTCGGACGACCGCGCACTCGCGTCCGTCGCACCGATCTTCGGGACGCCCCTCGACGACACGGTGATGGGGTGGCAGGAGCAGGCGCTGTGCGCTCAGACCGACCCGGAGGCGTTCTTCCCGGAGAAGGGCGGTTCGACGCGCGAGGCCAAGAAGGTGTGCACAGGGTGCGACGTGCGGACCGAGTGCCTCGAGTACGCGTTGGCCAACGACGAGCGCTTCGGCATCTGGGGCGGGCTGTCCGAGCGGGAGCGGCGCAAGCTCAAGCGCCGCGTGGTGTGA
- a CDS encoding TIGR03089 family protein: MPPTTCADLLRTFAADPGRPRITWYGDAGERIELSGAVLENWVNKTTNLLVEEFDAGPGLRVLLDLPPHWRSVVWALAVWRAGACVVTTTADDLTCDLTITDTPRRRPGVEPVVVVSLPALSRRYDGDLPPGAVDAASAVMTYGDVIGWVPAVDPDAPALVDSHGAETHGELFRPTGLPRPESPKRALHDVSGHPLDASIRAVVGVLGAGGSVVMVGGEYARDLRADPGRRDRLVASERVTTEV, encoded by the coding sequence GTGCCGCCCACGACCTGCGCCGACCTCCTCCGCACCTTCGCCGCCGATCCTGGTCGACCGCGAATCACCTGGTACGGGGACGCGGGTGAACGGATCGAGCTCTCCGGCGCCGTCCTCGAGAACTGGGTCAACAAGACCACGAACCTCCTGGTCGAAGAATTCGACGCGGGCCCCGGGCTCCGGGTGCTCCTCGATCTCCCGCCGCACTGGCGCTCCGTCGTCTGGGCCCTCGCGGTGTGGCGCGCCGGGGCGTGCGTCGTGACGACGACGGCCGACGACCTCACCTGCGACCTCACGATCACCGACACGCCCCGACGGCGTCCCGGCGTCGAGCCCGTCGTCGTCGTCAGCCTTCCCGCACTCAGCCGTCGGTACGACGGCGACCTGCCTCCGGGCGCCGTCGACGCCGCCTCCGCCGTGATGACCTACGGCGACGTCATCGGCTGGGTGCCTGCGGTCGACCCCGACGCCCCGGCGCTGGTCGACTCCCACGGCGCCGAGACGCACGGCGAGCTGTTCCGGCCCACCGGACTGCCGCGACCCGAGTCCCCGAAGCGGGCGCTCCACGACGTCTCCGGCCACCCGCTGGACGCATCGATCCGCGCCGTCGTCGGTGTCCTCGGGGCGGGTGGATCCGTCGTCATGGTCGGTGGTGAGTACGCACGAGACCTGCGGGCCGACCCGGGACGACGCGACCGCCTGGTCGCGTCCGAGCGCGTGACCACCGAGGTGTGA
- the manA gene encoding mannose-6-phosphate isomerase, class I produces the protein MLRIGNATQGYAWGSLTAIPELLGIEASGRPVAEVWLGAHRSAPSEIETSQDEAVHAGTTLAEVIAADASTVLGEDVVARFGPTLPYLLKVIAAETPLSLQVHPHLETARAGFARETAEGIPIDAPHRNYKDANHKPELIYALTTFEALCGFRAPRRAAELFAGLDAPLAKELHGVLLAQPSADGIREVFTQLLEPSTRPSASEVQEVADACAARLEAGSPSPRADRTVVSLAAAYPGDPGVVTSLLLNPVTLQPGEAMFVPAGGVHAYLHGLGVEVMACSDNVLRAGLTPKHVDVDELLRNVDYVAAPPIRIAPETFHGATKVYYAPVDDFELSVTEISDDDLHPLPGRGPRILLCVGGDLAVESSSGGVLGLSRGQAAFVSAADGPLTVRGRGRLVQADVP, from the coding sequence GTGCTCAGGATCGGGAATGCCACGCAGGGCTACGCGTGGGGGTCGCTCACCGCGATCCCGGAGCTCCTCGGCATCGAGGCGAGCGGCCGACCGGTCGCCGAGGTCTGGTTGGGCGCGCACCGGAGCGCGCCGTCCGAGATCGAGACGTCGCAGGACGAGGCGGTGCACGCCGGGACGACTCTCGCCGAGGTGATCGCGGCTGACGCGAGCACCGTGCTCGGTGAGGACGTCGTCGCCAGGTTCGGGCCGACGCTTCCGTACCTCCTCAAGGTGATCGCCGCCGAGACACCGCTCTCGCTCCAGGTGCACCCGCACCTGGAGACGGCCCGCGCCGGCTTCGCCCGCGAGACGGCGGAGGGCATCCCGATCGATGCGCCGCACCGGAACTACAAGGACGCGAACCACAAGCCGGAGCTCATCTACGCCCTGACGACGTTCGAGGCGCTGTGCGGCTTCCGTGCGCCGCGTCGCGCGGCGGAACTGTTCGCGGGGCTCGACGCCCCGCTCGCCAAGGAGCTGCACGGCGTCCTCCTCGCGCAGCCGTCGGCAGACGGGATCCGCGAGGTGTTCACGCAGCTGCTCGAACCCTCGACGCGTCCCTCCGCCTCCGAGGTCCAGGAGGTCGCTGATGCGTGCGCCGCCCGGCTGGAGGCCGGTTCGCCGTCGCCGCGAGCGGACCGCACCGTCGTCTCCCTCGCTGCGGCCTACCCGGGCGACCCCGGGGTCGTGACGTCCCTCCTGCTCAACCCGGTGACCCTTCAGCCGGGGGAGGCGATGTTCGTGCCCGCGGGCGGGGTCCACGCCTATCTGCACGGACTCGGGGTGGAGGTCATGGCGTGCTCGGACAACGTGCTGCGGGCCGGTCTGACCCCGAAGCACGTCGACGTCGACGAGCTCCTCCGCAACGTCGACTACGTCGCCGCGCCCCCGATCAGGATCGCGCCGGAGACGTTCCACGGTGCGACCAAGGTGTACTACGCCCCGGTGGACGACTTCGAGCTCTCGGTGACCGAGATCTCCGACGACGACCTGCACCCGCTTCCCGGGCGCGGTCCGCGCATCCTGCTGTGCGTCGGCGGAGACCTGGCGGTCGAGAGCAGTTCCGGGGGGGTGCTCGGCCTCAGCCGTGGTCAGGCCGCCTTCGTGTCCGCTGCCGACGGTCCTCTGACGGTGCGTGGGAGGGGGCGCCTGGTCCAGGCGGACGTCCCCTGA